A single region of the Pseudomonas sp. PDM14 genome encodes:
- a CDS encoding tryptophan synthase subunit beta has product MLYVKRDAWGNLERVEPAPFDGMDGELVADSQEAQAWFANQTVENSLLQLKQSDLDMIRVLEDLITALMHKGVVRITDLPEAAQAKLVGRSKARDALGGAHSLINDEETGLI; this is encoded by the coding sequence ATGCTGTATGTGAAACGCGACGCCTGGGGCAACCTGGAGCGGGTGGAGCCGGCGCCATTCGATGGGATGGATGGCGAGCTGGTGGCCGACAGCCAGGAGGCTCAGGCCTGGTTCGCCAACCAGACCGTGGAAAACAGCCTGCTGCAGCTCAAGCAGAGTGACCTGGATATGATCCGCGTGCTGGAGGACCTGATCACCGCGCTGATGCACAAGGGCGTGGTGCGCATTACCGATCTGCCGGAAGCCGCCCAGGCCAAGCTGGTCGGTCGCAGCAAGGCGCGTGATGCCCTGGGTGGGGCGCATAGCCTGATCAATGATGAAGAAACCGGGCTGATCTAG
- the lapD gene encoding cyclic di-GMP receptor LapD — MSLFKQLFIAICVLMLVNFTGSFLVSVESSREQQVNQLRAHAQDAATALGLSLSPHAEDVPMMELMVSSIFDSGYFQSIRVLDGESGEVLVERSGVPVVATAPEWFARLVDLAPASGDAIVSDGWRQAARVEVISHPLFAVGKLWQSALGILTWLAMSSVLCICLGVLFLKRQLRPLEYLVEQSNAIARREFLSLPALPKTPEFRRVVSAMNQMVEKLKALFAEEASRSEKLRADAYEDSLTGLANRRYFDLQLHNRLSGEKASSGFLLLLRINDLAGLNQRIGGQRTDQLLKAVGEQLQLLSRGRYVLARNRGGEFALLAVGLQRDEAEQLAETLDQALSTLQQTGVTDSLPVAHIGMTAFAPTDEPAGIYQAADEALAQAASQTERNWACHDHEVPQQAADERQVWHRLLDAALNQGRVQLYTQPVVDANQPERVLHHKVLARLLDDQGNLLPAGRFLPWLERFGWAARLDLSMLDQVLAHLLKSSDSVALSLSGSTLRDPQALASLYDKLRQHGQLAGRLVIELDEDQLPEQDELQSLAQRLRALGFGLALQHFGGRFSMIGNLAKLGLSHIKVDGSHIRAIDQEDDKRLFIEAMQRAANSIDLPLIAERVETEGEWQVLRSMGILGVQGRLFGEPQPWE; from the coding sequence ATGTCACTGTTCAAACAGCTGTTCATCGCCATCTGCGTGCTGATGCTGGTGAATTTCACCGGTAGCTTTCTGGTCAGCGTCGAGAGCTCGCGCGAGCAGCAGGTCAACCAGCTGCGTGCCCATGCCCAGGACGCTGCCACGGCGCTGGGCCTGTCGCTCAGCCCGCATGCCGAGGATGTGCCGATGATGGAGCTGATGGTCAGCTCGATCTTCGACAGTGGCTATTTCCAGAGCATCCGCGTGCTGGATGGCGAGAGTGGCGAGGTGCTGGTCGAGCGCAGCGGTGTGCCGGTGGTCGCGACTGCGCCGGAGTGGTTCGCCCGGCTGGTCGACCTCGCGCCGGCCAGCGGCGATGCCATCGTCAGCGATGGCTGGCGCCAGGCCGCACGGGTGGAAGTGATCAGCCACCCGCTGTTCGCCGTCGGCAAGCTCTGGCAGAGCGCGCTGGGGATACTGACCTGGCTGGCCATGAGCAGCGTGCTGTGCATCTGCCTGGGCGTGCTGTTCCTCAAACGCCAGTTGCGCCCGCTGGAGTACCTGGTGGAGCAGTCCAATGCCATCGCCCGGCGCGAGTTCCTTAGCCTGCCGGCGCTGCCGAAGACCCCGGAGTTCCGCCGCGTGGTCAGCGCCATGAACCAGATGGTGGAGAAGCTCAAGGCGCTGTTTGCCGAAGAGGCTTCGCGCAGTGAGAAGCTGCGGGCCGATGCCTACGAGGACAGCCTCACCGGGCTGGCCAACCGCCGTTATTTCGACCTGCAGCTGCACAACCGCCTGAGTGGCGAGAAGGCCAGCAGCGGCTTCCTGCTGCTGTTGCGCATCAATGACCTGGCCGGGCTCAACCAGCGTATCGGCGGCCAGCGTACCGACCAGTTGCTCAAGGCGGTCGGCGAGCAGCTGCAACTGCTCAGCCGTGGCCGCTATGTGCTGGCGCGCAACCGCGGCGGCGAGTTCGCCCTGCTTGCTGTCGGCCTGCAGCGCGACGAGGCCGAGCAGCTGGCCGAAACCCTCGACCAGGCCCTGAGCACGCTGCAGCAGACCGGCGTGACCGACAGCCTGCCGGTGGCGCATATCGGCATGACCGCCTTTGCACCGACCGACGAGCCTGCCGGCATCTACCAGGCTGCCGATGAAGCCCTGGCCCAGGCGGCCAGCCAGACTGAACGGAACTGGGCCTGCCACGACCACGAGGTGCCGCAGCAGGCGGCGGATGAGCGCCAGGTCTGGCATCGCCTGCTGGATGCTGCCCTCAACCAGGGCCGCGTGCAGCTGTACACGCAGCCGGTGGTCGACGCCAACCAACCTGAGCGGGTGCTGCACCACAAGGTGCTGGCACGTTTGCTCGACGACCAGGGCAACCTGTTGCCGGCCGGGCGCTTTCTGCCTTGGCTGGAGCGCTTCGGCTGGGCCGCGCGCCTGGACCTGAGCATGCTCGATCAGGTGCTGGCGCATCTGCTCAAGAGCAGCGACAGCGTCGCATTGAGCCTGTCCGGCAGCACCCTGCGTGATCCGCAGGCACTGGCCAGCCTCTACGACAAGCTGCGCCAGCACGGGCAACTCGCTGGGCGCCTGGTCATTGAGCTGGACGAAGACCAGCTACCCGAGCAGGACGAACTGCAATCGCTGGCCCAGCGCCTGCGCGCGCTTGGCTTCGGCCTGGCGCTGCAACACTTCGGCGGGCGCTTCAGCATGATCGGCAACCTGGCCAAACTCGGTTTGAGCCACATCAAGGTGGATGGCAGCCACATTCGCGCCATCGATCAGGAAGACGACAAACGCCTGTTCATCGAAGCCATGCAGCGTGCGGCCAACAGCATCGACCTGCCGCTGATTGCCGAGCGTGTGGAAACCGAAGGCGAGTGGCAGGTGCTGCGCTCGATGGGCATTCTCGGCGTGCAGGGCCGTCTGTTCGGCGAGCCGCAACCCTGGGAGTAA
- the lapG gene encoding cysteine protease LapG, with the protein MGVPALPLRRLVSFQQHLGRPAKALILLVCLVVAGVLQADWDFTLINTRAEQLYGPLGEGRGRISDWQRLLEQQQGKPEQQQLKAVNQFFNLRLRFRDDIVLWRVKDYWATPVEALFRGAGDCEDFAIAKYFSLRQLGVPSEKLRITYVKALRQNQAHMVLTYYPQPSAIPLVLDNLIDAIEPANRRTDLVPVYAFNAEGLWLPGAGGGKQVGDAKRLSRWQDLLRKMRAEGFP; encoded by the coding sequence ATGGGTGTGCCGGCTTTGCCGCTCCGTCGCCTGGTGTCCTTTCAGCAGCATCTCGGTAGGCCCGCAAAAGCGCTCATTTTGCTGGTCTGCCTGGTTGTTGCTGGCGTTCTGCAGGCCGACTGGGACTTCACCCTGATCAACACGCGTGCCGAGCAGCTCTACGGCCCGTTGGGCGAAGGGCGCGGGCGCATCAGCGACTGGCAGCGCCTGCTCGAGCAGCAGCAGGGCAAGCCCGAGCAGCAGCAGCTCAAGGCCGTCAATCAGTTCTTCAACCTGCGCCTGCGCTTTCGCGACGACATCGTGCTCTGGCGGGTCAAGGATTACTGGGCCACGCCGGTCGAGGCACTGTTTCGCGGTGCCGGCGACTGCGAGGACTTCGCCATCGCCAAGTATTTCAGCCTGCGCCAGCTAGGTGTACCCAGCGAAAAACTGCGCATCACCTACGTCAAGGCACTGCGCCAGAACCAGGCGCACATGGTGCTGACCTACTACCCGCAGCCATCGGCGATACCGCTGGTGCTGGATAACCTGATCGATGCCATCGAACCGGCCAACCGCCGGACCGATCTGGTGCCGGTCTATGCCTTCAATGCCGAAGGCCTGTGGCTGCCCGGTGCGGGCGGCGGCAAGCAGGTCGGCGATGCCAAGCGTCTGTCGCGCTGGCAGGATCTTTTGAGAAAAATGCGTGCCGAGGGCTTTCCCTGA
- a CDS encoding putative urea ABC transporter substrate-binding protein, producing the protein MSLRSLIRFTSCSILALALLQPAHAAPQKSFKVCWSIYAGWMLWGQMAEQGIIDKWAKKYGIQIQVEQVPDYVASIEQYTAGDYAACSMTNMDALTIPAAAGVDSTALIVGDFSAGADGILVRGGNRDIKDLRGKTILLVENSVSHYLLSRALEWAHLSESDVKVENVSDKDLAAVWRSGKGDAVVTWNPILSDLRQDGDTTLVFSSHHIPGEILDLLVINSATLAANPELGKALTGAWFEGMRLMGMPTDEGRAARTQMAVAAGTDLADFENQLKTIRSFYAPRSAYAFASSEKMPALMQRVANFADAHKLLGADGKGLEHLGISFSGARVLGNPAQVKLRFDPAYMEMAANKNL; encoded by the coding sequence ATGTCCCTTCGCTCACTGATCCGCTTCACCTCCTGTTCCATCCTCGCCCTGGCGCTGCTGCAGCCCGCCCATGCCGCACCACAGAAGTCCTTCAAGGTCTGCTGGTCGATCTATGCCGGCTGGATGCTCTGGGGGCAGATGGCCGAACAGGGCATCATCGACAAGTGGGCGAAGAAGTACGGCATTCAGATCCAGGTCGAGCAGGTGCCCGACTACGTGGCCTCGATCGAGCAATACACCGCCGGTGACTACGCCGCCTGCTCGATGACCAACATGGACGCCCTGACCATCCCCGCCGCTGCCGGCGTGGACTCCACCGCACTGATCGTCGGCGACTTCTCCGCCGGCGCCGACGGCATCCTGGTACGCGGCGGCAACCGCGACATCAAGGACCTGCGCGGCAAGACCATCCTGCTGGTGGAAAACTCGGTGTCCCACTACCTGCTCAGCCGTGCGCTGGAATGGGCGCACCTGAGCGAAAGCGACGTCAAGGTGGAGAACGTTTCCGACAAGGATCTGGCCGCCGTCTGGCGCAGTGGCAAGGGTGACGCGGTGGTGACCTGGAACCCGATCCTCTCCGACCTGCGCCAGGACGGCGACACCACCCTGGTGTTCAGCTCGCACCATATTCCCGGCGAGATTCTCGACCTGCTGGTGATCAACAGCGCCACCCTGGCCGCCAACCCCGAGCTGGGCAAGGCGCTGACCGGCGCCTGGTTCGAGGGCATGCGCCTGATGGGCATGCCGACCGACGAAGGCCGCGCCGCGCGCACGCAAATGGCGGTCGCCGCCGGCACCGACCTGGCCGACTTCGAGAATCAGCTGAAAACCATCCGCTCCTTCTACGCACCGCGTTCGGCCTATGCCTTCGCCAGCAGCGAGAAGATGCCGGCACTGATGCAGCGCGTGGCCAACTTCGCCGACGCGCACAAGCTGCTCGGCGCCGATGGCAAGGGCCTGGAGCACCTGGGCATCAGCTTCAGCGGCGCGCGCGTACTGGGCAATCCGGCACAGGTGAAGCTGCGCTTCGACCCGGCGTACATGGAAATGGCCGCCAACAAGAACCTGTAA